In one window of Dokdonia sp. PRO95 DNA:
- a CDS encoding DNA helicase PriA, which produces MEENPIHKTELKKACINCGAELKYKPGTTAITCEYCGHKEEISLATSKFEELELYPYLESMGDQKNSEEISMLHCKNCGANQHVEENYKSLHCVYCSMPLILEDARKEDWILPGAVLPFQIDQSASFTIFKKWVNGLWWAPNKLKKASLDPQFTKGLYLPYWTFDAQLAANYTGQRGEYYYETQTYRDSKGKTQSRQVRKTRWYPASGHVSGFVDDTLIKASKQRAGRVPSKIARWDLKKLQPFNSGFLSGFVTEKYTIPLKDGYGKSRDVAEQIASTWAARDIGGDTQRVSSIDMKLAEETFKHILLPVYVSSYRYNGKEYNFFVNGETGALSGKRPYSFWKIFFAILAGLIVIGVIVLLANNGQ; this is translated from the coding sequence ATGGAAGAAAACCCCATACATAAAACCGAACTCAAAAAGGCCTGCATAAATTGCGGCGCAGAGCTCAAGTATAAGCCCGGTACCACAGCCATCACTTGTGAGTATTGCGGTCATAAAGAAGAGATATCACTAGCCACGAGCAAGTTTGAAGAGCTGGAGCTGTATCCATACCTAGAAAGTATGGGTGATCAAAAAAACAGCGAAGAGATCTCTATGTTGCATTGCAAAAATTGTGGAGCAAACCAGCACGTAGAAGAAAACTATAAATCCCTACACTGCGTGTATTGCAGTATGCCACTCATACTTGAAGATGCCCGCAAGGAAGACTGGATTTTACCAGGAGCTGTCTTGCCATTTCAGATAGATCAGAGTGCCTCTTTTACTATTTTTAAAAAGTGGGTAAACGGTCTCTGGTGGGCGCCTAATAAACTTAAGAAAGCCTCACTAGATCCTCAGTTTACAAAGGGGCTGTACCTGCCATATTGGACCTTTGATGCACAGCTTGCTGCAAACTATACGGGACAGCGTGGTGAGTATTACTATGAGACGCAAACTTATCGCGATAGTAAAGGAAAAACGCAATCAAGGCAAGTACGTAAAACGAGATGGTATCCCGCCTCTGGTCACGTGTCTGGATTTGTAGATGACACGCTCATAAAAGCATCAAAACAACGCGCTGGTAGAGTTCCTTCTAAAATTGCTAGATGGGATCTCAAAAAATTACAACCATTCAATAGCGGATTCTTATCTGGTTTTGTGACAGAAAAATATACCATTCCTCTTAAAGACGGTTATGGTAAATCTCGTGATGTAGCAGAGCAAATAGCATCTACTTGGGCAGCTAGAGACATAGGCGGTGATACACAACGAGTATCATCCATAGACATGAAGCTCGCAGAGGAGACGTTTAAACATATTTTATTGCCAGTATATGTGAGTTCATACCGCTATAACGGTAAGGAATATAACTTCTTTGTTAATGGAGAAACGGGAGCACTCTCTGGAAAGCGACCGTATTCATTCTGGAAGATTTTCTTTGCGATACTAGCGGGTCTTATTGTGATAGGAGTTATTGTTCTGCTAGCTAATAATGGCCAGTAG
- a CDS encoding tRNA-binding protein, which yields MEDKEHKNLTWSDFTKVEMRVGTILSAEVFAEARNPSYKMVVDFGEYGKRKTSAQITQLYTTQELVGRQVIAVVNFPPKQIATMMSECLVLGGLGNDKDVILIAPDRKVANGTQIG from the coding sequence ATGGAAGATAAGGAGCATAAAAATTTGACCTGGAGTGATTTTACTAAGGTAGAAATGCGAGTAGGCACCATTTTATCTGCAGAGGTTTTTGCAGAGGCTAGAAATCCATCCTATAAAATGGTTGTGGACTTTGGTGAGTACGGTAAAAGGAAAACATCTGCACAAATCACGCAGTTATATACGACTCAAGAACTAGTAGGAAGGCAAGTGATTGCAGTTGTTAACTTTCCACCTAAGCAAATTGCAACAATGATGAGTGAGTGTCTTGTTCTGGGTGGTTTAGGCAATGATAAGGATGTTATTTTAATAGCTCCAGATAGAAAAGTAGCAAATGGCACTCAAATAGGATAG
- a CDS encoding OsmC family protein, with the protein MKFTRSASAHWEGSGKEGKGTISTESTVLDKAQYAFGTRFEDGVGTNPEELIGAAHSGCYTMQLSFLLNEEDYVADALDTSADVTFEDGEITKIHLTTKGKVPNISTEEFEKIATKAKEVCPLSKLMKAEITLDATLL; encoded by the coding sequence ATGAAATTTACAAGAAGCGCAAGCGCACACTGGGAAGGAAGCGGAAAAGAAGGAAAAGGAACAATCTCTACCGAAAGTACCGTGCTAGATAAAGCACAATATGCCTTTGGAACTCGATTTGAAGACGGAGTGGGTACAAATCCAGAGGAACTTATAGGAGCAGCACATTCTGGATGTTATACAATGCAACTTAGTTTTTTACTCAATGAAGAAGATTACGTAGCAGATGCTCTAGATACAAGTGCAGACGTAACTTTTGAAGATGGGGAGATTACAAAAATTCACCTCACCACAAAAGGTAAGGTTCCAAATATCTCAACCGAAGAATTTGAAAAAATAGCAACTAAGGCAAAAGAAGTGTGCCCGCTATCTAAGCTTATGAAAGCAGAAATAACACTAGACGCTACATTATTATAG
- a CDS encoding OmpA family protein, with amino-acid sequence MSKKTGYLLSMLVTIVICMILAWIFCCGTTSNSDSQNNQRETTIDNTPAVAAPEAATSMAFNLKGPDGNFAFNSNDNFNFNNSSFTILPPISEKVTEGVGELKTYLETTGNEDKMIDIVGYYDSGEKNTSAFANLGLARSNSVKNYFVNQGISSSHINAYGELRSSLVPDGNVYKGPIEYRIFNQANDDLDATNAALLDIEKSLRADPLVLYFDYGEASVTLSEKQRLQIGDISRYLDKKEGATITVEGHTDSQGSLTTNDRLGLERAEFAKAYLVNNGISGSKIKTVTKGERNPIETNDTEEGRNKNRRAVITLN; translated from the coding sequence ATGAGTAAGAAAACGGGATACCTCCTAAGTATGCTGGTTACGATTGTTATTTGTATGATTCTCGCCTGGATTTTTTGTTGTGGCACTACTAGTAATAGTGATTCACAAAATAATCAACGAGAGACCACTATTGACAATACTCCAGCAGTAGCTGCTCCAGAAGCAGCAACCTCAATGGCCTTTAATCTAAAAGGACCTGACGGTAATTTTGCCTTCAACAGCAATGACAATTTTAACTTTAACAATTCATCATTTACCATCCTACCTCCTATTTCTGAAAAAGTTACAGAAGGTGTAGGTGAGCTCAAAACATATCTTGAGACCACTGGTAACGAAGATAAAATGATAGACATTGTAGGGTATTATGACAGTGGAGAAAAGAACACCTCAGCATTTGCAAATCTTGGACTTGCAAGATCAAATTCTGTAAAAAACTATTTTGTTAATCAAGGAATTTCTTCAAGTCATATAAATGCATATGGAGAGCTACGCTCATCATTAGTTCCTGATGGCAACGTGTACAAAGGCCCTATAGAATACAGAATATTTAATCAAGCAAATGATGATCTTGATGCTACTAATGCAGCACTACTAGACATAGAAAAGAGTCTTAGAGCAGACCCACTTGTCTTGTACTTCGATTATGGAGAAGCCTCTGTAACTCTAAGCGAAAAACAACGCTTACAAATAGGAGACATAAGCCGCTATCTTGATAAAAAAGAAGGTGCAACCATTACTGTAGAAGGACACACAGACAGTCAAGGTAGCCTCACTACTAACGATAGACTAGGATTAGAAAGAGCAGAATTTGCAAAGGCGTATCTAGTAAACAACGGTATTTCTGGATCAAAAATCAAAACTGTTACAAAGGGAGAGCGCAACCCTATTGAAACAAATGATACCGAGGAAGGACGTAATAAAAATAGACGCGCAGTCATCACACTAAACTAA
- a CDS encoding aldehyde dehydrogenase family protein yields MSTVAKDFGMDEALKILGLSDINEGTSTGQKSFGSGDIIESYSPVDGQLIGKVKTTTKEDYEKVMTSATAAFKDFRTMPAPARGEMVRQFGNKLREVKEPLGKLVSYEMGKSYQEGLGEVQEMIDICDFAVGLSRQLHGLTMHSERPGHRMYEQYHPLGVVGIISAFNFPVAVWAWNTALAWVCGDVCVWKPSEKTPLCGVACQNIIAEVLKVNDMPEGISCLINGDYKVGEMMTTDRRLPLISATGSTRMGRKVSATVGERLGTSLLELGGNNAIIVTPDADIKMTVIGAVFGAVGTAGQRCTSTRRLIIHESMYDTVKDAIVKAYGQLRIGNPLDENNHVGPLIDKDAVANYNKALERVVAEGGNILVEGGVLSGEGYESGCYVKPAIAEASNDYEIVQHETFAPVLYLLKYKGDVTDALELQNGVAQGLSSAIMTNNLREAERFLSAAGSDCGIANVNIGTSGAEIGGAFGGEKDTGGGRESGSDAWKVYMRRQTNTINYTTELPLAQGIKFDL; encoded by the coding sequence ATGAGCACAGTAGCAAAAGATTTTGGAATGGACGAAGCGCTTAAGATACTTGGCCTTTCTGATATAAATGAAGGAACCTCTACAGGTCAAAAAAGTTTTGGTAGTGGAGACATTATTGAATCTTACTCTCCAGTAGATGGGCAATTAATAGGTAAAGTAAAAACTACCACAAAAGAAGATTACGAGAAAGTAATGACCTCTGCTACAGCAGCGTTTAAAGACTTTAGAACAATGCCTGCTCCAGCAAGAGGAGAAATGGTACGTCAGTTTGGAAACAAGCTTCGTGAGGTAAAAGAGCCATTAGGTAAACTCGTTTCTTATGAGATGGGTAAATCATATCAAGAAGGACTAGGTGAAGTACAAGAGATGATAGATATCTGCGACTTTGCAGTAGGTCTTTCTCGCCAGTTACACGGTCTTACAATGCACTCGGAGCGTCCTGGACATAGAATGTATGAGCAGTATCACCCACTAGGTGTAGTAGGTATCATCTCTGCCTTTAACTTCCCAGTTGCAGTATGGGCGTGGAACACAGCTCTTGCTTGGGTTTGTGGCGATGTTTGTGTCTGGAAACCATCAGAAAAAACACCGCTTTGTGGTGTTGCTTGTCAAAACATTATTGCCGAAGTTCTTAAGGTTAACGATATGCCAGAAGGTATCTCTTGCCTTATAAATGGAGACTATAAAGTAGGTGAGATGATGACTACAGATAGGCGTCTACCTCTTATCTCTGCTACAGGCTCTACTCGTATGGGTAGAAAAGTATCTGCAACCGTAGGGGAACGTTTAGGTACATCACTTCTAGAACTAGGAGGAAACAATGCTATTATTGTAACTCCTGATGCAGATATTAAAATGACCGTGATAGGTGCTGTTTTTGGTGCTGTAGGAACAGCTGGACAACGCTGTACATCTACTAGACGCCTTATTATACATGAGAGTATGTATGACACGGTAAAGGATGCTATTGTAAAGGCATACGGGCAACTACGCATAGGCAATCCGCTTGATGAAAATAATCACGTAGGACCACTTATAGATAAAGATGCCGTAGCAAATTATAACAAAGCTCTAGAACGCGTAGTAGCAGAAGGAGGAAACATTCTAGTAGAAGGTGGTGTACTGTCTGGTGAAGGTTATGAGAGTGGATGCTACGTAAAACCAGCTATTGCAGAAGCTAGTAATGATTATGAAATTGTTCAACATGAGACTTTTGCTCCCGTATTATATTTATTAAAATACAAAGGTGACGTTACAGATGCCTTAGAGCTTCAAAACGGTGTGGCACAAGGACTTTCGTCTGCTATTATGACTAATAACCTACGCGAGGCTGAGCGTTTCTTAAGCGCTGCAGGATCAGATTGTGGAATTGCAAACGTAAATATAGGTACATCTGGGGCAGAAATAGGTGGAGCCTTTGGTGGTGAGAAAGACACTGGTGGAGGCCGTGAGTCTGGATCTGATGCTTGGAAAGTATATATGAGAAGGCAGACTAACACTATCAATTATACGACAGAGCTGCCACTTGCTCAAGGAATTAAATTTGACTTATAA
- a CDS encoding 3-hydroxyanthranilate 3,4-dioxygenase — protein sequence MAIQQPFNLNKWIEENRDLLKPPVGNKNLYQDAGDYIVMIVGGPNARKDYHYNETEELFFQIEGTIEVHVQDEGVKRTMQLGPGDMYLHPAGVPHSPVRHENSIGLVIERKRVDLDGKDGLLWFCDNCNHKLYEVFFKLHNIEKDFLGHFKDFYGSLEHRTCSNCGTVMEVDERFTAD from the coding sequence ATGGCAATTCAACAACCGTTCAATTTAAATAAGTGGATTGAAGAAAACAGAGATCTCCTCAAGCCACCCGTAGGTAATAAGAACTTATACCAAGACGCTGGTGACTATATCGTAATGATTGTAGGTGGCCCAAATGCTCGTAAAGACTACCACTACAATGAGACCGAAGAACTATTTTTTCAAATAGAAGGTACTATTGAAGTACATGTGCAAGATGAGGGAGTAAAACGTACTATGCAACTAGGTCCTGGCGATATGTATTTACATCCCGCTGGTGTACCACACTCTCCAGTAAGACATGAAAATTCTATAGGTTTAGTGATAGAACGAAAGAGAGTAGATCTAGACGGAAAGGATGGTTTACTCTGGTTCTGCGATAACTGTAATCATAAATTATATGAAGTTTTCTTTAAGCTTCATAATATAGAAAAAGACTTTTTAGGACACTTTAAAGATTTCTATGGGAGTTTAGAACATAGAACTTGTAGTAACTGCGGAACCGTTATGGAAGTAGATGAGCGATTTACTGCAGATTAG